From the genome of Symphalangus syndactylus isolate Jambi chromosome 5, NHGRI_mSymSyn1-v2.1_pri, whole genome shotgun sequence, one region includes:
- the ITPKA gene encoding inositol-trisphosphate 3-kinase A, with the protein MTLPGGPTGMARPGGARPCSPGLERAPRRSVGELRLLFEARCAAVAAAAAAGEPRARGAKRRGGQVPNGLPRAPPAPVIPQLTVTAEEPDVPPTSPGPPERERDCLPAAGSSHLQQPRRLSTSSVSSTGSSSLLEDSEDDLLSDSESRSRGNVQLEAGEDVGQKNHWQKIRTMVNLPVISPFKKRYAWVQLAGHTGSFKAAGTSGLILKRCSEPERYCLARLMADALRGCVPAFHGVVERDGESYLQLQDLLDGFDGPCVLDCKMGVRTYLEEELTKARERPKLRKDMYKKMLAVDPEAPTEEEHAQRAVTKPRYMQWREGISSSTTLGFRIEGIKKADGSCSTDFKTTRSREQVLRVFEEFVQGDEEVLRRYLNRLQQIRDTLEVSEFFRRHEVIGSSLLFVHDHCHRAGVWLIDFGKTTPLPDGQILDHRRPWEEGNREDGYLLGLDNLIGILASLAER; encoded by the exons ATGACCCTGCCCGGGGGCCCAACGGGCATGGCGCGGCCGGGGGGCGCGAGGCCCTGCAGCCCGGGGCTGGAGCGGGCCCCGCGCCGGAGTGTCGGGGAGCTGCGCCTGCTCTTCGAGGCGCGCTGTGCGGCGGTCGCTGCGGCCGCCGCCGCGGGGGAGCCCCGGGCCCGCGGGGCCAAGCGGCGTGGGGGACAGGTCCCCAACGGGCTTCCGCGGGCTCCCCCGGCCCCGGTGATCCCTCAGCTGACCGTGACAGCCGAGGAGCCCGACGTGCCCCCGACCAGCCCTGGGCCGCCCGAGCGGGAGAGGGACTGCCTCCCGGCAGCGGGCTCTTCGCACCTGCAGCAGCCGCGCCGCCTTTCCACCTCGTCGGTCTCCTCCACTGGCTCCTCGTCGCTGCTCGAGGACTCGGAGGACGACCTGCTGAGCGACAGTGAGAGCCGGAGCCGCGGCAACGTGCAGCTGGAAGCGGGCGAGGACGTGGGTCAG AAAAACCACTGGCAGAAGATCCGGACCATGGTCAATCTGCCGGTCATAAGCCCTTTCAAGAAGCGCTACGCCTGGGTGCAGCTGGCAGGGCACACAG GGAGTTTTAAGGCGGCGGGCACCAGCGGGCTGATCCTGAAGCGCTGCTCGGAGCCGGAGCGCTACTGCCTGGCGCGGCTGATGGCTGACGCGCTGCGCGGCTGCGTGCCTGCCTTCCACGGCGTGGTGGAGCGCGACGGCGAAAGCTACCTGCAGCTGCAGGACCTGCTTGATGGCTTCGACGGACCTTGTGTGCTCGACTGCAAAATGGGTGTCAG GACTTACCTAGAGGAGGAGCTGACCAAGGCCCGTGAGCGGCCCAAGCTACGGAAGGACATGTACAAGAAAATGCTAGCTGTGGACCCTGAAGCTCCCACCGAGGAGGAGCACGCGCAGCGCGCCGTCACCAAGCCGCGCTACATGCAGTGGCGGGAAGGCATCAGCTCCAGCACGACCCTCGGCTTCCGCATCGAGGGCATCAAG AAAGCGGACGGCTCCTGTAGCACCGACTTCAAGACTACGCGAAGCCGAGAGCAGGTGCTTCGCGTCTTTGAAGAGTTTGTGCAAGGAGATGAGGAAGTGCTG AGGCGGTATCTGAACCGCCTGCAGCAGATCCGGGACACCCTGGAGGTCTCCGAGTTCTTCAGGAGGCACGAG GTGATCGGCAGCTCGCTCCTCTTTGTGCACGATCACTGCCATCGCGCCGGCGTGTGGCTCATCGACTTCGGCAAGACCACGCCCCTCCCCGATGGCCAGATCCTGGACCACCGGCGGCCCTGGGAGGAGGGCAACCGCGAGGACGGCTATTTGCTGGGGCTGGACAATCTCATTGGCATCCTGGCCAGCCTGGCTGAGAGATGA